From a single Sus scrofa isolate TJ Tabasco breed Duroc chromosome 13, Sscrofa11.1, whole genome shotgun sequence genomic region:
- the LOC100626583 gene encoding keratin-associated protein 11-1, whose product MSFNCSPRNCSSRIIPVAPIATSSAQDADCLSGIYLPSSFQTGSWLLDHCQETCCEPTVCQPTCYQQTSCVSSPVQVTCSRQTTCVSNPCSTPCSRPLTFVSSGCQPVSGISTVCQPVRRVSTVCQPVGGVSTICQPAYGVSRTYQQSCVSSCRRTC is encoded by the coding sequence ATGTCCTTCAACTGCTCCCCGAGAAACTGCTCTTCCAGGATCATCCCAGTGGCCCCCATTGCCACCTCTTCTGCCCAGGATGCCGACTGCCTGAGTGGCATTTATCTGCCCAGCTCCTTCCAGactggctcctggctcctggaTCACTGTCAGGAGACCTGCTGCGAGCCCACTGTTTGCCAGCCAACCTGCTACCAGCAAACGTCTTGTGTCTCCAGCCCTGTCCAGGTGACCTGCTCCCGGCAGACCACCTGCGTCTCTAATCCCTGCTCAACTCCCTGCAGCCGGCCACTCACCTTTGTCTCCAGTGGCTGTCAGCCCGTGAGTGGCATCTCTACTGTCTGCCAACCAGTGAGAAGAGTGTCCACTGTCTGCCAGCCAGTGGGAGGAGTCTCCACCATCTGCCAGCCGGCTTATGGGGTCTCCAGAACGTACCAGCAGTCCTGTGTGTCCAGCTGCCGAAGAACTTGCTAA